GGGAAGGTGGCCTTCTACGTGGCCCATGCCCGCCGCAATGCCTCATTGGCTTCGCTGGTGAGGGTGGCCGGCAGTCGGTGGGTGATTGAGGAGGACTTCGAGTCCTCCAAGGGCGAAGTGGGCCTGGCTGACTATGAGGTACGCACGTGGACGGCGTGGCATCGACACATGACGCTGTGTCTGGTGGCTCACGTCTTCCTCGCCGCGGCACGGGCACTTGCCAACCTCGGACCTCAGGAGGGTTTGCCCCCAAAAGCCCTCGGCCTGCCGACGCGAAGAAACCCCATGCGGGCGTTTCTCGGTCGGCGCGGCCTGCATTGACTCTCCTTGTCCGATTCTCCGTCCAAGAGGTGCGCGGGCTGCTGGTGACCCTGCTCCGACGCGCTGTTGCTCCAATTGAGCACGTCTTGGCCTGGAGTCGCTGGCGCCGCCACCATCAAGCCGTCGCCATCGTCTGCCATTACCGGACTCACGGCGCTCGTCTCAATCTACGACTGCAGGACTAACGAAATCGCGCAATCTTGAGCATCCATTCTGCCTGCCATGCCAGGACGGCGAGCAATGCACTCGCCGTCCTGCATCCCCTTCGCCGTCCATGCAGGGCCCGAAGCAAGGAACGGGTCCTGTGCCGAACCCGCTCCATCCAACGACTAAATCAATCCCAGCAAAACACAACGACTCAACAATCCGGCTCGCGCCGACTCATCCAGGCAACTGCGCTCCCTTTCGATACTCCGCTCGCATCGAGACATACTCCGCATTCTCTCTTGCGATCCACTCAATAGCAGATGAGCCAAAATAGCGCCCCCCTTGCCGCTTCAAGCATTTCCTAACCACGCTCAACACTTTCTTCGCCCACAAGCGAAACTCTTCTCCCTTTTCAACCCACTCACGACTCTCGCCATAGAAACCATCAACATAATAGATTCGCCCAGAATCAAGAGCCTCGCCGTCAAACTTACAGTCCGTATATTCCACTACTGGCGACACCAGAGAATCCACCTCCCAGTACCCTTGAGTCGGAATATGCCGCACCACGACGCTTCTCAAATCACTCATGCGCACAAGATAATAGAAGAACCAGCGCCGCCCTTTCTCCTCAAAATCGAACCCAGAAACAATTCGCGGCTCCGGCCCATCGGAGCGGCTCGTAATAATAACCATCGGCTCAATCGCATCAACACCCAGCCGAATCCGCTCAACATCATCAGGCAACGCAAAGAAATTCACTTGATGACCCATACATCCTCCTCACTCCCCCGACGGGAGAATATTGTAGGGGTGAAAGAACGGGCGTATCCCCGTTTGCGTCTCGAGATCCTGAATAGCCTTTCTCTCACGCGACACAGGCAAACCACTCTGCGTTTGTCGCCCGACCTGGTGCAGTTCCACAAGAGTCTTGGTGACAGGATCTACAGCAGCGACATCAGCATAACGAACGGACTTCAGGCCATCTGTAATCTCTACCCTGAGCTCCTCTTTTGCTGTCAGCCCTCGAGTTGTCACCTCCTCCACAATCTCTTTGACCTTCGCCTGATGTTCTGGCCCACCCTTCTTCCCATATGGGTTCGGTGGTCTCTTCAGGCATTCCGGCATCGGCTTGCACTTGCCTGCCCCCGCGCCCTCAGCAGATGGCTCCGGTTCGGGCTCTTCTGCACCCGTTTCTTCCACCTCTTTTGCAGCCTCTGTCGTGGCATCCGTCGTGCTCGTCGGCGCGGTTTCGGCCACCCCAGGCGGACTGTCTTCAGGCTTTGAAGCATCGCAAGGCCCCCCACCCCCTTCGCATGACGGCCCATCGAGCTGACTGGGCGCGAGGAGCACAAGGATGCCAAAGCTAGCCGCCCCACTACCAATACCCATCTGACGCAGCGCAGACAGGAACAACGGCTCACCAGTCGCAACACTTGTATTCTGGAGGAGAGGAGCGCCCACTACAAAGCTAGCAAAAAAGCTCCGATTCCCTTTCGAACTCCCGCCGGAGAACCACGCCCGATTGGAGCCCGCACGAGCGTAGGCATCCCCAAATGCATCGTCCAAACTTCCCCCCACCGACACAAAGCAGGCCCCCTGCCCAGCAGCATCAGGGATAGTGCACTCCTCTTCATTGGCTGCTGCAAATACCTTAGCCCTGCGTCGGAGAGTGCCCCCGGGCCCATGATTAGCGCCAGCCCCGCCACTGCCCCAGTCATCATAGGCAACCTCCCTGGGCAGGAACCCAGTAGGGTCCGTATAGCGAAGCGGGTTATTGTAAACATACGAATACCGATTGAGCGCCTGACTTGATAGCGGATTCGGAATGAAAGCATCAGGACTGAGAAAACGAGCAAGCACGGAATCATACACACGCCCGCGCATATTGATGAGTCCGAACTCATCATCATGCTCATGCCCCGTGAATCCCTGACGCACATTACCCCCGCCCCGAGAAACAGGCGTCGACAGGGAGTGAGGATATCGTCGCCCGCCGAAAGGCTCATATTTCAATCGTTCAACAACCTGTCCTCCAGCATCAGTAACAACCCCAACACTTCCAAGACTATCGACATGAAGATAGCTTGTCTCATCCCGACGCAAAACACTGTCCGAATCGACCGTCCAAACCACCTGCGCGACTGGCCCTTCAGCGCCGACAACACTAAACACGTGCACCGCCGCGCCGGCAACACTGCGCCTCTCCTGATACAGCCCACCAATATAGGTTGTGACCTCTTCAGGCGTCCTCTTAACGACGCGAGAACCAATAGCATCGTAGCGAAAACTGGCCTCAACGGCCCCACCAACAATACGCCGAGGGAGATCAAACGTAGTGTACTCGACCAAACGCCCCGGCGCTGTCAGTTGATTTCCCTTTGCATCATACGTGTACCCGCCCATCGTCGTTCGGGTGACAGCATGAGGCCCTGCTCCTCCAGTGCCTTCATAGAAATAGTTAAGAGTCTGCCCCTGACCGTCCCGCTTCGTCAGGTTTCCTATTTCATCATACGAATAAACAACCTGAGACGAGCTGCAATTCTGAAAAACAGACCACTGACTAAGCCGCTCAAGGCTATCATATCGAAACTCTTCACTTATCTGCCCTACTCTGTCATGTCGCCCTCGAAGATTCCCGTTGGGTTCATATTCATAAGCAAGAGTCTGGAGGGATTGCCCCCCAATACTCGTATCCATGAAGATTGGTCGACCCCGCAAATCATACCTACGCACGCCAACCAGGCCATTTCCAAACGACTCGCCTGTCAACTGCCCTACGCCATTGCGACTCAACGCACTCCAATAGGTACTGCCTCCACCTGCGCCGCGAACAGCGCGCAAGTGGCCCCATTCTGCGTATTCGTTTTCCACCACAAGCCTGCGACCAGCAACTTGCGGATACGCTATTGATTGCAGGCGGCCATATGAATCATATGTCCTGTTTATGGGGGCGAACAACCGCGCCTCAACACTCCAGGTCTCCGTCACGAGACGCGAGAGCGAGTCATAAGAATAAACAGCGACAGTGTCATCCAGGAAGGACCCCGTATCCGTGCCTTCCTGGATGTGGTTTGCGAGCTTTCCTATCCCATTCGGAGACACATCCCAGCCGAATCGAGAAATGCCATCTCGATTGGTCAGCATCACCACCCGCCCAAGAGAATCTCGCGTATACGCAGTCACATCACCATTTCCATCGGTAACATTCAGCACCTCACCGAACGGACTATAGTTGGTGATCTGCAGCCCTCTATCGGAGTCTCGAACGAGAACAGCTCGTCCCAGCTTGTCATACTCGAACGCAGTACCTTTCCCATAGCCATCAAGTATGGTCGTCTTGACCCCGAATGGCCCATACGAATACTGCGTCACAACATGACGTCCCCCGCCAGGAGCATCACTCCATTCGTCAGTGCTTGTCCTCGGTCTTCCCAGGGCATCCAACTGAATGATGCGCTCGTTCCCCTTTTCGTCCCGCTCGGAAATCTGACCGCCGACATAGCGTGTTGTTCGAACAGTGCCATCAGAGTTTGTTTGGGCAACAACTCGCCCCAGGGCATCATATAAAAATCGAGTAACAACAGACTGATAGCCCGTTGGAGACGGTGACCAAGAGGCTACCAATCGACCCAACTCATCATACTCATAAACAGAGCGAACATCTTCGCCACCAAATGCCTTCCACTGCTCACTCAAGCGACGCCCAAACTTATCGTACGCCGACACTGTTTTCTGTCCGCCCGCGACAGAAGACACAACCTCCCACGAACAAGGCGCAGCGCAGGCGCGATACGAGACAGTCACATCACTCAGTGTTGGGTTGTCTTGCTTTCGCAATCGCCCAAAACCATCAAACTGAGCCGAGATTGAAACTCCATTAACATCTGATCGCGACGCCAGAACACCAAGGCCCGGATGATAGGCAAACCTCACAACATGCCCCATCGCGTTCCTGCTTTCGATAGGGTACACGCGATCCAACGGATCGTACTCAAAGAAGACAGAGCGAGGAGAATACCCGGCCGCCTCCTGTCTTGTCTCTACGACAAGTCCATCCGACGCGCGAACATAGGTCGTAGACAACTGAAATCTGGCATCTCCAGGCTCAACAACAAGACTCTCCAGCAGCCCCGTTTGCGCGGAGTAAGTATAGCCAGTAACTCTCGTAACGGCAGTCGCCCCCACGGTACTGACTTCCGACTCACGCTGAACGAGCTCGACCAGCCAGTCCGACACATTGGCAGGATAGTATTGAAGCTCACGAACGTCATCCTGGATGACCTCTCCGCCGGCCGAGACTGTTCGCCGAACCTTTTTGAGATTTCCGTATGTCGTTTCATACTCCCATATGGAGGCTGATCGCTGCTGCAATCCCTGAGTTGCCCCTTCAGTCTTGAACCTCTCGTAGGACTCAGTCCATCCGGAGGCAGGAAGCACCGTGAGGATCTTCTGACCATCCAAAACATCACGGACGCTGGCAGCGTACTGACTCTCTTGATGTTGACGATGGACTCTCGCAGACCCAACATCCTCAATCTGAGAAACGACACGCCCGGGCAGCTTCGCATAGGGGTAGAAGGTCCCCAACCTGGAGTGGTTGTCCGATTCGGTCCGAACCGTTGCCCCCGACAGCCCGTCCCGCGCCACAATCGCTGCGAATCCAAGCCACCCACGACCAAGTATGTCCGAGCGGCCATCCTCGTACTGAAAATTCGTTGGCCGCCAACCCCCACTACCCATCTCCGAGCGAACTTCCGAAACAAGCCACATGCCATCATGCACACATCGCTGCGGCGCAACACAGGCAAAGCTCGGAGTATAGACGCTAGAATCCGTTATGGGCTTATAGGAAAACTCCATCCGAGCACCAGCACTGTCCTGCACACCAAGCAAGAGCGCAGAAGGAAGTCCTTTACGCAAATACAAACGAAGCGTCCCATCAACAACCTGTACCAGGTCGCGCAGGCCGTCCCCATTGAAATCCAAAAGCTGACTAAGACCATACCCTCCCAAAGTAGCGGGCTCGCCTTGCGGAATGGTCAGAACTCTACAAGTGAAGCCGGCCCCCGTAGACACCAGGACCTTTACCAACTGAGGCCCTACGTCATCCCCTCGGCGCCCCAAAAGCACAAGGTCCTCACGGCCGTCTTGATTATAGTCAAAGACTCTGACTCCATTATCACCCAAGAACGCAGGGAGCTTGCAGTCCGCCGGCAGCGTTTGAAGGGCACCTACCGCAAAGCCACCTCCCGTATTAATCTGAACGGAAACGTCCCCTCCAGCATCTTGCGCAGCAATCGCATCCGGCAGGCCATCCCCATTAACATCAGCAAAAAGAATCTGAGGACCATCAGCGGTCTCGTCATCATCCTTATCTGCATCTAGGCGCGTAAGCGTTGTCTCGCTCTTCTCCCAAACTCCATTGCGAACACTTAGCGCCCAATAATTCAGCCCCACCTTCTCATAAATGTGCCCCCCGCCAGGAACTTCAACACTGCGCTTCTCGGTGAACAGCAGGCTGCTGCGGTTCGTGCCGTCCAGATTCGCAACCATCTGCGCATTATCATTAACATCCGAAACAACGATGTCCGAGTAGGGACCAAAACTACCACCCAGATTCGAGCGACAACTCAACTGAATATGATTATTCACTTCACGGAGGCGGATCAGATCCGGGTAGCCATCTCCATCAAAATCCGAAACCCACGGCGAATTCTTCAATCTCTCCGAATCCACCTCCAGTTCGCGCAAGTCAAACTTAGTGCCATTGAACACATAGTGACCGACGCGATTCAATATACTCGGGCCGCCAGTATTCTCCCATCGGAGTGTCGAGACATCAATGCGTCCATCCGCATCGAGATCTGAAAAACGCTCACCACCCATCGAATATTCATCAGGAAGATCGACCGGATAATCCAGTCCAAACCCATCAGCAGAAGCTAGGCGCATCCTCCATCCTGGCAAACGCCCCGTCTCTGCTCTCGTATACAGGAGGTCGTCTCGGCCATCGCCATTCACGTCAACTGAGTGGAGATTGCGCTTTACATCCGCGATGCCTGTATTTATTTCCTCATATTCAAGACTACCAGAAGCCCAGCTAAACACTACAGGACGCATGCAGACACCAAGACCATCACACTGCGTCACACTCGAAAGCAAGCTGGCCCCGTCTTCAGCCCCCGTACTGATGCGACTTGTCGGATCCTGGACATACGAAAACTCATAGCTCCGAACAAGCCCAGCTACAGTAGGATTGGGAGCAAGCATCCGCAGGCGAGCTAGCCGCTTTGTGTTCTTCAACTTAAAGCCAGCCGTGTACGAAATTGCTGAGTCGGGCCTTGCTTCTGGCTGGTAGTCAAAAACAACGGAACGCGTGGGTCCTTGACTCGGTCCTCCCGTGTACTCAATTCGTTCAAGCCACTGTTCATAGGCTCCTTGAATTGAAGTCGCCCCTCCTCCTCCGCCACCCTCGTCCTGGCCGTAGAAGTACGAGATATAGTTGCCGCTTCGATCCTCCACACGCACCAACGACCAAGCGAGTCGATTCAGTTTGCCATCTCGACTCTCCGCCACGCCGCCCAGGCCATACGGCCTGGCACTCACTCGCTGCCCTTGCAGTGTCGAATTGTTCAGCTTGCCGAACGTAAGAATGCGCCCGTCCTTCATGTACACACGAAACTGCGCTGGCCCGAGAGCATCCGCGTCAAGCGAGACCACCTTGATAAACGTATCCATCTCTGTGCGATACTCAGCACCGGATGCACCATAAACTCCACTCATCAGAACGAGACGCTGGCCGTCCAAACAAAACGCATCCGCCTGGGTGAACGTTACGGTTTCCACACGACCGTCTTGCGCCATGGTTCTTCGACAGCGAGCAATGGTCGACACCGGACCTAACGTCCAGCCCAATCCTACCGGCCCGTTCCCAGCTCTACTCTGATAAGAGAGGACCAAGTCCGGTTGCATTCCCGCGCGGCCGGCAGGAACCCAGATAGGAAGAGAATACGTCGCGGCGCCATCCGGACTTGCCGCTCCTGTCCCTGTCAATTTTCCAACTGTATATCCATCAGCAGCGAGCTCAGTTGGAATAATTGCGTCGGGCGACATGTCAAGACGCACAAGTGCGCTATGCGCCGACGACCCGTGTGCTCCCCAGTCCTCGCTGTCCTGAACACAGGACAACGCAACCAGCAGCAGCAACCCTGTAAATCTCCATTGCTTACTTTTCATTTTCCCTGGGCCGAATAGTAAATATTCACAAGCAATTAAATAGCCAGACTCCCATCCCACTCATCTCTCCCTACCACCAGACTCCTTTGTCGTGCATCCTCACGGCGAGCCCCCATCCCAAGTGCGTGATTCGCTGGAACTGCCTTTCCCGCCGGTGCAAACACCTGCCTTGCAATAACTCCCTGCACCACAAGTCCCGCAGTTGATGGTGCCACCACAACCATTTGCAACGCTGCCACACTCGACATCACATGCTGTCGCTGCGGTCATCGGGGTGCAGCCACATACGTTAGCGACACCTCCACCGCTACATGTGTTGTAGCCAGAGCAAACTCCACAGCTATACGTGCCCCCACAGCCATTGGGTACGGTGCCGCAGTTCTTTCCAGTGCATGCTGCAGCCTGTGTCTGTGGCGTGCATCCACACACATTGGCAGTTCCGCCGCCACCACAGGTATTACTACCGGTACACGTTCCGCAGGAGTACTGGCCCCCGCACCCATTTGCGACAAGTCCGCAATTCTTTCCTGCGCAGGCTGAGACCTGAGTTTGAGGAGTGCACCCGCACACATTGGTAGTCCCACCTCCGCCACAGGTATTACTGCCGGTACACGTTCCGCAGTCGTACTGGCCGCCGCAACCATTTGAGACAAACCCGCAGTTCTTCCCCGCCCCTGAACACGCCACTGTGAGTGCAACGGGAGAGCAACCACATACGTTGGCGACACCACCACCACCACAGGTATTATTCCCAGTACACGTTCCGCAGTCATGCTGTCCGCCGCAACCATTTGAGACAAGCCCGCAACTCTTTCCCACACAAGCTGTCGCCTTGGCGATTGGCGTGCATCCATTCAGGTAGCCACAGACATTCGCTACGCCTTCTGCGCCACACCCCATCCCCGCTGAGCACGTTCCACATTGAAGCGTGCCTCCACACCCGTCTGGCGCGCCCCCACAGTTCTTCCCGAGTTGTCCACAAGTAGCCGGCTGACACTGGCACACAGCTC
The genomic region above belongs to Myxococcaceae bacterium JPH2 and contains:
- a CDS encoding VCBS repeat-containing protein, translated to MLLLVALSCVQDSEDWGAHGSSAHSALVRLDMSPDAIIPTELAADGYTVGKLTGTGAASPDGAATYSLPIWVPAGRAGMQPDLVLSYQSRAGNGPVGLGWTLGPVSTIARCRRTMAQDGRVETVTFTQADAFCLDGQRLVLMSGVYGASGAEYRTEMDTFIKVVSLDADALGPAQFRVYMKDGRILTFGKLNNSTLQGQRVSARPYGLGGVAESRDGKLNRLAWSLVRVEDRSGNYISYFYGQDEGGGGGGATSIQGAYEQWLERIEYTGGPSQGPTRSVVFDYQPEARPDSAISYTAGFKLKNTKRLARLRMLAPNPTVAGLVRSYEFSYVQDPTSRISTGAEDGASLLSSVTQCDGLGVCMRPVVFSWASGSLEYEEINTGIADVKRNLHSVDVNGDGRDDLLYTRAETGRLPGWRMRLASADGFGLDYPVDLPDEYSMGGERFSDLDADGRIDVSTLRWENTGGPSILNRVGHYVFNGTKFDLRELEVDSERLKNSPWVSDFDGDGYPDLIRLREVNNHIQLSCRSNLGGSFGPYSDIVVSDVNDNAQMVANLDGTNRSSLLFTEKRSVEVPGGGHIYEKVGLNYWALSVRNGVWEKSETTLTRLDADKDDDETADGPQILFADVNGDGLPDAIAAQDAGGDVSVQINTGGGFAVGALQTLPADCKLPAFLGDNGVRVFDYNQDGREDLVLLGRRGDDVGPQLVKVLVSTGAGFTCRVLTIPQGEPATLGGYGLSQLLDFNGDGLRDLVQVVDGTLRLYLRKGLPSALLLGVQDSAGARMEFSYKPITDSSVYTPSFACVAPQRCVHDGMWLVSEVRSEMGSGGWRPTNFQYEDGRSDILGRGWLGFAAIVARDGLSGATVRTESDNHSRLGTFYPYAKLPGRVVSQIEDVGSARVHRQHQESQYAASVRDVLDGQKILTVLPASGWTESYERFKTEGATQGLQQRSASIWEYETTYGNLKKVRRTVSAGGEVIQDDVRELQYYPANVSDWLVELVQRESEVSTVGATAVTRVTGYTYSAQTGLLESLVVEPGDARFQLSTTYVRASDGLVVETRQEAAGYSPRSVFFEYDPLDRVYPIESRNAMGHVVRFAYHPGLGVLASRSDVNGVSISAQFDGFGRLRKQDNPTLSDVTVSYRACAAPCSWEVVSSVAGGQKTVSAYDKFGRRLSEQWKAFGGEDVRSVYEYDELGRLVASWSPSPTGYQSVVTRFLYDALGRVVAQTNSDGTVRTTRYVGGQISERDEKGNERIIQLDALGRPRTSTDEWSDAPGGGRHVVTQYSYGPFGVKTTILDGYGKGTAFEYDKLGRAVLVRDSDRGLQITNYSPFGEVLNVTDGNGDVTAYTRDSLGRVVMLTNRDGISRFGWDVSPNGIGKLANHIQEGTDTGSFLDDTVAVYSYDSLSRLVTETWSVEARLFAPINRTYDSYGRLQSIAYPQVAGRRLVVENEYAEWGHLRAVRGAGGGSTYWSALSRNGVGQLTGESFGNGLVGVRRYDLRGRPIFMDTSIGGQSLQTLAYEYEPNGNLRGRHDRVGQISEEFRYDSLERLSQWSVFQNCSSSQVVYSYDEIGNLTKRDGQGQTLNYFYEGTGGAGPHAVTRTTMGGYTYDAKGNQLTAPGRLVEYTTFDLPRRIVGGAVEASFRYDAIGSRVVKRTPEEVTTYIGGLYQERRSVAGAAVHVFSVVGAEGPVAQVVWTVDSDSVLRRDETSYLHVDSLGSVGVVTDAGGQVVERLKYEPFGGRRYPHSLSTPVSRGGGNVRQGFTGHEHDDEFGLINMRGRVYDSVLARFLSPDAFIPNPLSSQALNRYSYVYNNPLRYTDPTGFLPREVAYDDWGSGGAGANHGPGGTLRRRAKVFAAANEEECTIPDAAGQGACFVSVGGSLDDAFGDAYARAGSNRAWFSGGSSKGNRSFFASFVVGAPLLQNTSVATGEPLFLSALRQMGIGSGAASFGILVLLAPSQLDGPSCEGGGGPCDASKPEDSPPGVAETAPTSTTDATTEAAKEVEETGAEEPEPEPSAEGAGAGKCKPMPECLKRPPNPYGKKGGPEHQAKVKEIVEEVTTRGLTAKEELRVEITDGLKSVRYADVAAVDPVTKTLVELHQVGRQTQSGLPVSRERKAIQDLETQTGIRPFFHPYNILPSGE